A window from Schistosoma haematobium chromosome 3, whole genome shotgun sequence encodes these proteins:
- the B4GALT3_1 gene encoding Beta-1,4-galactosyltransferase 3, variant 2 (EggNog:ENOG410V5NP~COG:G~CAZy:GT7), with the protein MIIGRLKIETNVPTWDSLMEKYTSSPSQRKIILSKGGNYSQPSLNPVVIHNESISSHNYTDSSEKYVGLWRPNVCDPTEKLAVIVPYRNRDIHLRMFLGHMHAFLRNQLLMYTIFIINQDGETHFNRALLLNVGFIESKRVTNFDCFIFHDVDLLPEDDRNSYRCANHPRHLSVAVDKFNYRLPYLTIFGGAVAFTKKQFEKVGGFSNMYFGWGGEDDDLYARVVYHNYSVMRYPEEIARYRMISHKKDPSNPVNPKRNELLKDASSRFKTDGYWNVNYTLLESYPAHNGLFYWVSITP; encoded by the exons ATGATAA TTGGGCGTTTAAAAATCGAGACTAATGTACCTACTTGGGATTCCTTAATGGAGAAATATACATCATCACCCTCTCAACGTAAAATTATCCTTTCAAAAGGTGGCAACTATTCACAGCCCAGTTTAAACCCTGTGGTGATCCACAATGAATCTATTAGTTCCCACAATTACACCGATTCATCGGAGAAATACGTCGGATTGTGGCGTCCAAATGTATGTGATCCAACTGAAAAGCTGGCTGTTATTGTCCCGTACCGAAATCGTGATATTCATTTGCGTATGTTTTTAGGACATATGCATGCTTTTCTGCGTAACCAACTGCTTATGTATACcattttcattataaatcaa GACGGTGAAACTCATTTCAATCGTGCCCTTCTTCTAAATGTTGGGTTTATCGAGTCGAAACGGGTTACAAATTTTGACTGCTTCATATTTCATGATGTGGATTTATTGCCTGAAGACGATCGAAATTCATATCGTTGTGCCAACCACCCGAGACACCTATCTGTTGCTGTGGACAAGTTTAACTACCG tcTTCCTTATCTTACGATTTTTGGCGGAGCTGTGGCGTTCACCAAGAAACAGTTTGAAAAGGTTGGTGGATTTTCAAATATGTATTTTGGATGGGGTGGAGAAGATGACGATTTATACGCCAGAGTAGTCTATCATAATTACAGCGTTATGCGTTACCCTGAAGAAATCGCTCGTTACAGAATGATTAGTCATAAGAAAGACCCAAGTAATCCGGTCAATCCTAAACG TAACGAACTTCTGAAGGATGCATCAAGTCGCTTTAAAACAGATGGTTACTGGAATGTAAATTATACGCTACTGGAGTCTTACCCTGCTCACAATGGCCTGTTTTACTGGGTGTCGATCACTCCATAA
- the B4GALT3_1 gene encoding Beta-1,4-galactosyltransferase 3 (EggNog:ENOG410V5NP~COG:G~CAZy:GT7), translated as MEKYTSSPSQRKIILSKGGNYSQPSLNPVVIHNESISSHNYTDSSEKYVGLWRPNVCDPTEKLAVIVPYRNRDIHLRMFLGHMHAFLRNQLLMYTIFIINQDGETHFNRALLLNVGFIESKRVTNFDCFIFHDVDLLPEDDRNSYRCANHPRHLSVAVDKFNYRLPYLTIFGGAVAFTKKQFEKVGGFSNMYFGWGGEDDDLYARVVYHNYSVMRYPEEIARYRMISHKKDPSNPVNPKRNELLKDASSRFKTDGYWNVNYTLLESYPAHNGLFYWVSITP; from the exons ATGGAGAAATATACATCATCACCCTCTCAACGTAAAATTATCCTTTCAAAAGGTGGCAACTATTCACAGCCCAGTTTAAACCCTGTGGTGATCCACAATGAATCTATTAGTTCCCACAATTACACCGATTCATCGGAGAAATACGTCGGATTGTGGCGTCCAAATGTATGTGATCCAACTGAAAAGCTGGCTGTTATTGTCCCGTACCGAAATCGTGATATTCATTTGCGTATGTTTTTAGGACATATGCATGCTTTTCTGCGTAACCAACTGCTTATGTATACcattttcattataaatcaa GACGGTGAAACTCATTTCAATCGTGCCCTTCTTCTAAATGTTGGGTTTATCGAGTCGAAACGGGTTACAAATTTTGACTGCTTCATATTTCATGATGTGGATTTATTGCCTGAAGACGATCGAAATTCATATCGTTGTGCCAACCACCCGAGACACCTATCTGTTGCTGTGGACAAGTTTAACTACCG tcTTCCTTATCTTACGATTTTTGGCGGAGCTGTGGCGTTCACCAAGAAACAGTTTGAAAAGGTTGGTGGATTTTCAAATATGTATTTTGGATGGGGTGGAGAAGATGACGATTTATACGCCAGAGTAGTCTATCATAATTACAGCGTTATGCGTTACCCTGAAGAAATCGCTCGTTACAGAATGATTAGTCATAAGAAAGACCCAAGTAATCCGGTCAATCCTAAACG TAACGAACTTCTGAAGGATGCATCAAGTCGCTTTAAAACAGATGGTTACTGGAATGTAAATTATACGCTACTGGAGTCTTACCCTGCTCACAATGGCCTGTTTTACTGGGTGTCGATCACTCCATAA
- a CDS encoding hypothetical protein (SECRETED:SignalP(1-20)) has product MKFTLPSCLLVIVFTKLFDCQNTCGRIKDVKYEKIISQNTSYSYSDHYEYFQRIQLDQPNPIESETFVKSEISSEMVEPKFHFKYYGKSVDGLTMIDSDKLFAVKWSLQKNANSGDVTGQVTYLIYPNGKMSIYFENIPKETDESNLQSWIDYRHHCIDDTTNKSMLESYNRINVPVNLIKHRTLVEFEPNTETCYIKDSQETCLSASKPNMTCYWCSNASTCTNGLDTHINHWLESDCHTTKSSAYLYALIPLVICFLIVCVGFVIWFKLSK; this is encoded by the exons ATGAA ATTTACTCTTCCATCTTGTTTGTTGGTCATTGTATTCACCAAGCTATTCGACTGTCAGAACACTTGTGGACGTATAAAAGATGTCAAATATGAAAAGATAATTTCTCAAAATACTTCATACAGTTAT TCTGAtcattatgaatattttcaaagaaTTCAACTTGATCAACCCAATCCTATTGAAAGTGAAACTTTTGTCAAGAGTGAAATCTCTTCTGAA ATGGTTGAACCTAAATTCCATTTTAAATATTacggtaaatcagtcgatggaTTGACAATGATTGATTCTG ACAAATTATTCGCTGTCAAATGGTCACTTCAGAAGAATGCAAATTCTGGTG ATGTAACAGGTCAAGTAACTTATCTGATATATCCGAATGGGAAGATGTCTATTTATTTTGAGAAT ATACCCAAGGAAACTGATGAAAGCAATTTACAGTCGTGGATTGATTATCGACACCATTGTATAGATGATACAACGAACA AGTCCATGTTAGAATCGTACAATCGAATTAACGTTCCAGTAAACTTGATCAAACATCGTACTTTGGTGGAGTTTGAACCGAATACAG aaACGTGTTACATTAAAGATTCACAAGAAACATGTCTATCTGCATCTAAACCGAATATGACATGTTATTGGTGTTCAAATGCTAGTACGTGTACCAATGGTCTTGATACACATATTAATCATTGGCTGGAAAGTGATTGTCATACCACT aaaTCATCTGCTTACTTATATGCATTGATACCATTAGTTATATGTTTCCTGATTGTATGTGTTGGATTTGTCATATGGTTTAAATTatctaaatga